From Polynucleobacter sp. MWH-Braz-FAM2G, a single genomic window includes:
- a CDS encoding helix-turn-helix transcriptional regulator has protein sequence MKNAKAISAFLALGQETRLNVFRLIVQRGDVGLTPSEIIEKLGIPNATLSFHLKDLVSADLLLVERQSRHLIYRPNAELVQKLSVFLLDNCCNGKACLPVKKKATIK, from the coding sequence ATGAAAAATGCAAAAGCAATCTCAGCTTTTTTGGCACTTGGTCAAGAGACTCGACTCAATGTATTTCGACTAATTGTTCAGCGTGGAGATGTTGGATTAACCCCGAGCGAGATCATCGAAAAACTTGGCATACCAAATGCAACGCTGAGTTTTCATTTAAAAGATTTAGTTTCTGCTGATTTACTTTTGGTTGAGCGTCAAAGTCGTCATTTGATATACCGCCCCAACGCCGAATTGGTTCAAAAGTTAAGCGTGTTTTTATTAGATAACTGTTGTAACGGTAAGGCATGTTTGCCAGTTAAAAAGAAAGCTACGATTAAATGA
- a CDS encoding MFS transporter gives MLKTILALPRTVWLIGLISFVNDSASEMLYPLMPLYLASVLMAGPKALGVIEGIAEATSSIFKLVSGVIVDRTKKAKPWIVLGYALAGIGRPLIAIANSWLWVLAIRFTDRMGKGLRSSPRDALLAESVNEKQRGVTFGLHRSMDNAGAVIGPLLAAMFLSMGVPLKDIFVWAIIPAAVTITLALCIKEPQREAAPQASKFSWSLEGMPDQFKRYLLVAGIFALGNSSDMFLLLRAREAGVPQEQIPLLWAAISLITTLFGTPLSALSDTFGRKRFILIAWFAFAFFYIAIGIPGISILQIFILFVIYGLFKAATEGVEKALVADMAPIGLAGTAFGWFNLITGIMLFPASFIFGWVYESIAPFYAFLFSGTCALIAFVLMATWVYQSKQVQE, from the coding sequence ATGCTCAAAACTATTCTTGCCCTTCCTCGAACCGTTTGGTTAATTGGGCTCATTAGTTTTGTAAATGACTCTGCTAGTGAGATGCTTTATCCCTTAATGCCTTTGTATTTGGCGTCAGTTTTGATGGCTGGCCCCAAAGCGCTGGGAGTCATTGAGGGTATTGCAGAAGCAACCTCCAGCATTTTCAAATTGGTTTCAGGGGTAATAGTTGATCGAACTAAAAAGGCAAAGCCTTGGATTGTTTTGGGTTATGCGCTTGCTGGTATAGGTAGGCCCTTAATTGCGATTGCTAATTCTTGGCTATGGGTTTTAGCAATACGCTTTACAGATCGCATGGGCAAAGGTTTAAGGAGTTCACCCCGAGATGCTTTGCTTGCTGAAAGCGTTAACGAAAAACAAAGAGGTGTTACTTTCGGATTGCATCGATCTATGGATAATGCGGGAGCAGTAATTGGGCCCTTATTGGCGGCTATGTTCCTATCAATGGGTGTGCCACTTAAAGATATCTTTGTTTGGGCAATCATTCCTGCGGCCGTTACCATCACTCTTGCATTGTGTATTAAAGAGCCACAAAGAGAGGCTGCACCTCAAGCAAGTAAATTTAGTTGGTCTTTAGAAGGCATGCCAGATCAGTTCAAAAGATACCTTCTTGTGGCAGGCATCTTTGCTTTAGGTAATTCTTCCGATATGTTCTTGTTGTTGCGAGCTAGAGAGGCGGGCGTTCCGCAGGAGCAGATTCCATTATTGTGGGCAGCAATATCATTAATCACCACTCTATTTGGCACCCCCTTGTCGGCTTTATCAGATACTTTTGGTCGCAAGCGTTTTATATTGATTGCTTGGTTCGCATTCGCATTCTTTTACATTGCCATCGGCATACCGGGCATCTCCATTCTTCAAATATTTATCCTCTTTGTAATTTATGGTTTATTTAAAGCTGCAACTGAAGGAGTGGAGAAGGCCTTGGTTGCCGATATGGCGCCCATTGGTTTGGCTGGAACCGCTTTTGGCTGGTTCAATCTGATTACTGGAATCATGCTTTTTCCGGCCTCTTTTATTTTTGGATGGGTGTACGAATCAATCGCTCCGTTTTATGCATTTTTATTCTCCGGTACTTGTGCATTAATAGCCTTTGTGCTGATGGCTACTTGGGTCTACCAATCTAAGCAAGTGCAAGAGTAA
- a CDS encoding YeeE/YedE thiosulfate transporter family protein, with protein sequence MIVALISGFLFALIAQYVRLNTYDKIIATALLRSHEVIQILLFAIGVSSLAFFIEYLCGGTHIDVKPFYVVGVSVGGILFGSGIAILGHCPGTMTMALAEGSLDALFGYVGGILAGLLFTIIYPSILPLLGPNLGAINLYPQSNVAAGILVVAYAALLIFLGFKLSSPKNKQSI encoded by the coding sequence ATGATTGTTGCGCTTATTTCTGGGTTTCTATTTGCCTTAATTGCGCAGTATGTGCGACTTAATACTTATGACAAGATCATTGCGACTGCCTTATTAAGAAGTCATGAAGTTATACAAATTTTGTTATTTGCGATTGGCGTATCAAGCCTGGCATTTTTTATTGAGTATTTATGTGGGGGCACACACATTGATGTGAAACCATTTTATGTAGTTGGGGTTTCGGTAGGGGGCATTCTTTTTGGATCGGGGATTGCTATTCTTGGCCATTGTCCTGGCACCATGACAATGGCTCTAGCGGAAGGTAGCCTAGATGCTTTGTTTGGTTATGTAGGAGGCATCTTAGCGGGACTCTTGTTTACGATAATTTATCCATCCATTCTTCCGCTACTAGGCCCAAACTTGGGGGCTATCAATTTGTATCCTCAAAGTAATGTAGCTGCCGGAATACTGGTTGTTGCTTACGCGGCTCTTTTAATATTTTTAGGATTTAAGTTGTCTAGCCCAAAAAACAAACAATCCATTTAA
- a CDS encoding YeeE/YedE thiosulfate transporter family protein gives MSLKKTFLVGSVIGLLNVAITNIYLADRPIGASTSYPYFAGLLFDFENTIYFNEISKAGSWELFFLIGAFFGALVGAIMFKHFRAQIVPPLWEKLKGPSKMKRLFWSFFGGFILIMGARLADGCTSGHILSGGMELAVSSLVFAFFVLISLLLTAKFFYGGAK, from the coding sequence ATGAGCCTTAAAAAAACTTTTTTAGTGGGGTCGGTAATTGGCTTACTCAATGTAGCAATTACCAATATCTACCTCGCTGACAGGCCTATTGGAGCTTCAACCTCTTATCCCTATTTTGCGGGCTTACTTTTTGATTTTGAGAATACGATTTACTTTAATGAAATTAGCAAGGCTGGGTCATGGGAGCTATTTTTTCTAATTGGCGCATTCTTTGGGGCTCTTGTTGGGGCCATTATGTTTAAACACTTTAGAGCGCAGATAGTTCCACCCTTATGGGAAAAATTGAAGGGCCCTTCAAAAATGAAGCGATTATTTTGGTCATTCTTTGGTGGATTTATTTTGATCATGGGCGCAAGGCTTGCTGATGGATGTACAAGTGGACACATTCTTTCTGGAGGAATGGAATTAGCAGTTAGTAGTTTGGTATTTGCTTTCTTTGTTTTGATTTCACTTTTACTTACTGCTAAGTTCTTTTATGGGGGCGCTAAATGA